A section of the Phaseolus vulgaris cultivar G19833 chromosome 8, P. vulgaris v2.0, whole genome shotgun sequence genome encodes:
- the LOC137827157 gene encoding phospholipid-transporting ATPase 1-like isoform X2: MALDGGGPKKRRNAKEKEERKFVSQISLLLDGLGFNYPFHHARLVWVSPHNAAREVFMSSDESLLLESDPRPVIHHRRGKSGSRTYLCGHGSFSSSVFEAALADISDLDVKERNKEAVLASDCSFHPASFSNSNCSDTCAVESKFPWECPTRERRRSASWGAMELHDADSRSVPFEISGGASHVQDRLNSKSQRIRHRSVQFDDPAFQEDGARLIYINDPRKTNDKYEFTGNEIRTSRYTFVTFLPKNLFIQFHRVAYLYFLAIAALNQLPPLAVFGRTVSLFPLLFVLCVTAIKDGYEDWRRHRSDRNENNRESLVLQSGDFRSKKWKKIQAGEVVKIFADETIPADMVLLGTSDQSGLAYIQTMNLDGESNLKTRYARQETASVVASESCDVFGVIRCEQPNRNIYEFTANMEFNGLKFSLSQSNIVLRGCQLKNTDWIIGVVVYAGQETKAMLNSAASPSKRSRLECYMNRETLWLSVFLFIMCLVVALGMCLWLVRHKNQLDTLPYYRKRYFTNGPDNGKRYKYYGIPMEAFFSFLSSVIVFQIMIPISLYITMELVRLGQSYFMIEDRDMYDASSGSRFQCRSLNINEDLGQIRYIFSDKTGTLTENKMEFRRASIHGKNYGSSLPMVDNTAADVTPKRRWKLKSEIAVDSELMIMLQGNADREERVSGHEFFLTLAACNTVIPIHGDGGFSSCGTTGLNEDIRRIDYQGESPDEQALVSAASAYGYTLFERTSGHIVIDVNGEKLRLDVLGLHEFDSVRKRMSVVIRFPDNAVKVLVKGADSSMFSILENGRESNNRIQHTTQSHLNEYSSEGLRTLVIGSRDLSDAELEEWQSRYEEASTSLTDRATKLRQTAALIESNLKLLGATGIEDKLQEGVPEAIEALRQAGIKVWVLTGDKQETAISIGLSCKLLSGDMQQIIINGTSEVECRNLLADAKAKYGVKSSSGGRRSLKHKTNAGHGDLLDIPNGFPKWTPGKEEGTIAPLALIIDGNSLVYILEKELESELFDLAISCRVVLCCRVAPLQKAGIVDLIKSRTDDMTLAIGDGANDVSMIQMADVGVGICGQEGRQAVMASDFAMGQFQFLKKLLLVHGHWNYQRVGYLVLYNFYRNAVFVLMLFWYILCTAFSTTSALTDWSSVFYSVIYTSVPTIIVGIQDKDLSHRTLLQYPKLYGSGHRQEAYNMQLFWITMIDTVWQSLVLFYIPLFTYKDSSIDIWSMGSLWTIAVVILVNVHLGMDINRWVLITHFAIWGSIIITYGCMVILDSIPVFPNYWTIYNLARSPTYWVTILLIIIVSLLPRFICKVVYQIFWPSDIQIAREAELMRKRQANLRPRQQVSS, from the exons ATGGCATTGGATGGTGGTGGCCCGAAGAAGAGAAGAAACGcgaaagagaaagaagaaaggaa ATTCGTGTCTCAGATCTCGTTACTTTTGGATGGATTGGGGTTTAACTATCCCTTCCACCACGCTCGATTGGTTTGGGTGTCTCCACACAATGCGGCTCGGGAAGTATTCATGAGCTCTGATGAGTCATTGCTATTGGAATCGGATCCGCGTCCTGTGATTCATCACCGCCGCGGGAAATCGGGTTCCCGGACCTACCTCTGTGGCCATGGTTCCTTCTCGTCTTCGGTGTTCGAGGCGGCTCTTGCTGACATCAGCGATTTGGATGTGAAGGAACGAAACAAGGAGGCTGTTTTGGCTAGCGATTGCAGCTTCCACCCTGCGTCGTTTAGTAATAGTAATTGCTCTGATACGTGTGCTGTTGAGTCGAAGTTCCCCTGGGAATGCCCCACGCGCGAGAGGCGGCGCTCTGCATCGTGGGGTGCAATGGAACTGCACGATGCTGATAGCCGGAGCGTGCCCTTTGAGATATCCGGAGGTGCGTCTCATGTGCAGGATAGGTTGAATAGTAAATCTCAGAGGATTAGGCACAGGAGTGTGCAGTTTGATGATCCTGCTTTTCAGGAGGATGGTGCCAGGTTGATCTATATCAATGATCCCAGGAAGACCAACGACAAGTATGAGTTCACCGGGAATGAGATCCGAACTAGTAGATACACCTTTGTTACCTTTTTGCCCAAGAATCTTTTCATTCAGTTTCATAGGGTTGCGTATCTGTATTTCCTTGCTATTGCAGCGCTCAATCAACTTCCTCCGCTGGCTGTCTTTGGGAGGACTGTGTCTCTTTTCCCTCTGTTGTTTGTGCTTTGTGTAACGGCTATTAAGGATGGCTATGAGGATTGGCGGCGGCACAGGTCAGATCGCAATGAAAACAACCGGGAGTCTTTGGTGCTTCAGTCCGGTGATTTCCGATCGAAGAAGTGGAAAAAAATACAAGCTGGGGAGGTTGTGAAGATCTTTGCTGATGAGACAATTCCGGCTGATATGGTCTTGTTGGGGACGAGTGATCAAAGTGGGCTTGCCTATATTCAGACCATGAATTTGGATGGAGAGTCAAATTTGAAGACAAGGTATGCTAGGCAGGAAACAGCTTCGGTGGTTGCTTCGGAATCTTGTGATGTTTTTGGGGTAATTAGGTGCGAGCAACCGAACCGGAATATTTACGAGTTCACTGCCAATATGGAGTTCAATGGACTTAAGTTTTCCCTTAGCCAGTCAAACATTGTTCTGCGTGGCTGCCAGCTGAAGAACACGGATTGGATAATTGGTGTTGTAGTTTATGCCGGACAGGAAACAAAAGCAATGCTGAACAGTGCAGCTTCTCCATCCAAGAGAAGCAGACTTGAATGTTACATGAACAGAGAAACCCTTTGGTtgtctgtttttctttttatcatgTGTTTGGTTGTGGCCCTTGGGATGTGTCTTTGGCTGGTACGCCACAAGAACCAGCTCGATACCTTGCCTTACTACAGAAAAAGGTACTTCACCAATGGACCCGATAATGGAAAGAGATACAAGTATTATGGGATTCCGATGGAAGCATTTTTCTCCTTTTTGAGTTCTGTTATAGTGTTTCAGATAATGATACCAATATCACTTTATATCACAATGGAGTTGGTTCGATTGGGTCAGTCATACTTTATGATTGAAGACAGGGATATGTATGATGCCAGCTCTGGGTCAAGGTTTCAGTGTagatcattaaatataaacgaAGATTTGGGTCAAATACGCTATATATTTTCGGACAAGACTGGAACACTCACAGAAAACAAAATGGAATTCAGGAGGGCTAGCATACATGGGAAGAATTATGGGAGCTCCTTGCCTATGGTTGATAATACAG CTGCGGATGTTACTCCTAAACGCAGATGGAAGCTCAAATCTGAAATTGCAGTGGATTCTGAACTGATGATAATGTTGCAGGGAAACGCAGATAGAGAAGAAAGAGTTTCTGGTCATGAGTTTTTTCTTACACTGGCTGCTTGTAACACTGTAATCCCTATACATGGTGATGGTGGATTTTCCAGTTGTGGAACAACTGGATTAAATGAAGATATTAGACGCATTGATTACCAGGGAGAATCTCCTGATGAACAAGCTCTAGTTTCTGCAGCTTCTGCTTATGGATATACTCTTTTTGAACGTACATCAGGACATATTGTTATTGACGTCAACGGTGAGAAACTCAG ATTGGATGTATTGGGTCTGCATGAGTTTGATAGTGTGCGAAAGAGAATGTCTGTTGTTATTCGGTTTCCTGACAATGCGGTAAAGGTGTTAGTCAAAGGTGCTGATTCTTCAATGTTTAGCATTTTGGAAAATGGCAGAGAGAGTAACAATAGAATACAGCACACAACTCAGAGCCATTTGAATGAATATTCTTCAGAAGGTTTGCGCACTCTTGTAATTGGCTCCAGGGATCTTTCTGATGCTGAACTTGAGGAGTGGCAAAGCCGGTACGAGGAGGCAAGTACATCGTTGACTGACCGAGCTACTAAGCTAAGGCAAACAGCAGCTCTTATAGAAAGCAATTTAAAGTTACTTGGAGCAACTGGAATTGAGGACAAGCTACAGGAGGGTGTACCAGAAGCCATTGAGGCTCTACGGCAAGCTGGAATCAAGGTCTGGGTTCTTACTGGTGATAAGCAAGAGACAGCAATTTCAATTGGTCTTTCCTGCAAACTTCTTAGTGGAGATATGCAGCAGATTATTATAAATGGCACCTCAGAGGTCGAATGTAGAAATCTTTTGGCTGATGCTAAAGCCAAATATGGTGTGAAATCTTCAAGTGGAGGTCGTCGGAGTTTGAAACACAAAACCAATGCTGGGCATGGTGATCTTCTTGATATTCCCAATGGCTTTCCCAAATGGACTCCTGGAAAGGAAGAGGGAACTATTGCTCCATTGGCACTTATAATTGATGGAAACAGTTTGGTTTATATTTTGGAGAAGGAATTGGAGTCAGAG CTTTTCGATCTAGCAATTTCCTGCAGGGTTGTGCTTTGCTGCCGTGTTGCACCCTTGCAAAAGGCAGGAATTGTTGATCTGATCAAGAGCCGCACAGATGATATGACACTGGCCATAGGCGATG GGGCCAATGACGTGTCAATGATCCAAATGGCAGATGTTGGTGTAGGAATATGTGGGCAGGAAGGGCGCCAAGCAGTGATGGCATCAGATTTTGCAATGGGACAGTttcagtttttaaaaaaattacttctgGTCCATGGGCACTGGAATTATCAGCGTGTTGGCTATTTAGTTCTGTACAACTTCTACCGCAATGCTGTCTTTGTGTTGATGTTATTTTG GTATATATTATGCACGGCCTTTTCTACAACTTCTGCGTTGACAGATTGGAGTAGTGTTTTCTATTCTGTGATATACACATCTGTTCCTACTATTATTGTTGGTATTCAGGATAAGGACTTGAGTCATAGGACACTCTTGCAGTATCCAAAACTGTATGGTTCAGGCCACAGGCAAGAAGCTTACAATATGCAATTATTTTGGATCACTATGATTGACACAGTATGGCAGAGCCTTGTTCTTTTCTACATCCCATTGTTCACCTATAAGGACAGTTCAATTGACATATGGAGCATGGGTAGTTTGTGGACAATTGCAGTTGTTATCCTTGTAAATGTACACCTTGGTATGGACATCAACCGTTGGGTATTAATCACTCACTTTGCCATCTGGGGATCAATAATCATTACATATGGTTGCATGGTGATATTGGATTCTATACCTGTCTTTCCCAACTACTG GACTATTTATAATCTGGCAAGGTCCCCTACATATTGGGTAACAATTTTGCTTATAATTATTGTGTCATTGCTCCCTCGCTTCATTTGCAAAGTTGTCTATCAAATTTTTTGGCCTTC
- the LOC137827157 gene encoding phospholipid-transporting ATPase 1-like isoform X1, with protein sequence MALDGGGPKKRRNAKEKEERKFVSQISLLLDGLGFNYPFHHARLVWVSPHNAAREVFMSSDESLLLESDPRPVIHHRRGKSGSRTYLCGHGSFSSSVFEAALADISDLDVKERNKEAVLASDCSFHPASFSNSNCSDTCAVESKFPWECPTRERRRSASWGAMELHDADSRSVPFEISGGASHVQDRLNSKSQRIRHRSVQFDDPAFQEDGARLIYINDPRKTNDKYEFTGNEIRTSRYTFVTFLPKNLFIQFHRVAYLYFLAIAALNQLPPLAVFGRTVSLFPLLFVLCVTAIKDGYEDWRRHRSDRNENNRESLVLQSGDFRSKKWKKIQAGEVVKIFADETIPADMVLLGTSDQSGLAYIQTMNLDGESNLKTRYARQETASVVASESCDVFGVIRCEQPNRNIYEFTANMEFNGLKFSLSQSNIVLRGCQLKNTDWIIGVVVYAGQETKAMLNSAASPSKRSRLECYMNRETLWLSVFLFIMCLVVALGMCLWLVRHKNQLDTLPYYRKRYFTNGPDNGKRYKYYGIPMEAFFSFLSSVIVFQIMIPISLYITMELVRLGQSYFMIEDRDMYDASSGSRFQCRSLNINEDLGQIRYIFSDKTGTLTENKMEFRRASIHGKNYGSSLPMVDNTAAADVTPKRRWKLKSEIAVDSELMIMLQGNADREERVSGHEFFLTLAACNTVIPIHGDGGFSSCGTTGLNEDIRRIDYQGESPDEQALVSAASAYGYTLFERTSGHIVIDVNGEKLRLDVLGLHEFDSVRKRMSVVIRFPDNAVKVLVKGADSSMFSILENGRESNNRIQHTTQSHLNEYSSEGLRTLVIGSRDLSDAELEEWQSRYEEASTSLTDRATKLRQTAALIESNLKLLGATGIEDKLQEGVPEAIEALRQAGIKVWVLTGDKQETAISIGLSCKLLSGDMQQIIINGTSEVECRNLLADAKAKYGVKSSSGGRRSLKHKTNAGHGDLLDIPNGFPKWTPGKEEGTIAPLALIIDGNSLVYILEKELESELFDLAISCRVVLCCRVAPLQKAGIVDLIKSRTDDMTLAIGDGANDVSMIQMADVGVGICGQEGRQAVMASDFAMGQFQFLKKLLLVHGHWNYQRVGYLVLYNFYRNAVFVLMLFWYILCTAFSTTSALTDWSSVFYSVIYTSVPTIIVGIQDKDLSHRTLLQYPKLYGSGHRQEAYNMQLFWITMIDTVWQSLVLFYIPLFTYKDSSIDIWSMGSLWTIAVVILVNVHLGMDINRWVLITHFAIWGSIIITYGCMVILDSIPVFPNYWTIYNLARSPTYWVTILLIIIVSLLPRFICKVVYQIFWPSDIQIAREAELMRKRQANLRPRQQVSS encoded by the exons ATGGCATTGGATGGTGGTGGCCCGAAGAAGAGAAGAAACGcgaaagagaaagaagaaaggaa ATTCGTGTCTCAGATCTCGTTACTTTTGGATGGATTGGGGTTTAACTATCCCTTCCACCACGCTCGATTGGTTTGGGTGTCTCCACACAATGCGGCTCGGGAAGTATTCATGAGCTCTGATGAGTCATTGCTATTGGAATCGGATCCGCGTCCTGTGATTCATCACCGCCGCGGGAAATCGGGTTCCCGGACCTACCTCTGTGGCCATGGTTCCTTCTCGTCTTCGGTGTTCGAGGCGGCTCTTGCTGACATCAGCGATTTGGATGTGAAGGAACGAAACAAGGAGGCTGTTTTGGCTAGCGATTGCAGCTTCCACCCTGCGTCGTTTAGTAATAGTAATTGCTCTGATACGTGTGCTGTTGAGTCGAAGTTCCCCTGGGAATGCCCCACGCGCGAGAGGCGGCGCTCTGCATCGTGGGGTGCAATGGAACTGCACGATGCTGATAGCCGGAGCGTGCCCTTTGAGATATCCGGAGGTGCGTCTCATGTGCAGGATAGGTTGAATAGTAAATCTCAGAGGATTAGGCACAGGAGTGTGCAGTTTGATGATCCTGCTTTTCAGGAGGATGGTGCCAGGTTGATCTATATCAATGATCCCAGGAAGACCAACGACAAGTATGAGTTCACCGGGAATGAGATCCGAACTAGTAGATACACCTTTGTTACCTTTTTGCCCAAGAATCTTTTCATTCAGTTTCATAGGGTTGCGTATCTGTATTTCCTTGCTATTGCAGCGCTCAATCAACTTCCTCCGCTGGCTGTCTTTGGGAGGACTGTGTCTCTTTTCCCTCTGTTGTTTGTGCTTTGTGTAACGGCTATTAAGGATGGCTATGAGGATTGGCGGCGGCACAGGTCAGATCGCAATGAAAACAACCGGGAGTCTTTGGTGCTTCAGTCCGGTGATTTCCGATCGAAGAAGTGGAAAAAAATACAAGCTGGGGAGGTTGTGAAGATCTTTGCTGATGAGACAATTCCGGCTGATATGGTCTTGTTGGGGACGAGTGATCAAAGTGGGCTTGCCTATATTCAGACCATGAATTTGGATGGAGAGTCAAATTTGAAGACAAGGTATGCTAGGCAGGAAACAGCTTCGGTGGTTGCTTCGGAATCTTGTGATGTTTTTGGGGTAATTAGGTGCGAGCAACCGAACCGGAATATTTACGAGTTCACTGCCAATATGGAGTTCAATGGACTTAAGTTTTCCCTTAGCCAGTCAAACATTGTTCTGCGTGGCTGCCAGCTGAAGAACACGGATTGGATAATTGGTGTTGTAGTTTATGCCGGACAGGAAACAAAAGCAATGCTGAACAGTGCAGCTTCTCCATCCAAGAGAAGCAGACTTGAATGTTACATGAACAGAGAAACCCTTTGGTtgtctgtttttctttttatcatgTGTTTGGTTGTGGCCCTTGGGATGTGTCTTTGGCTGGTACGCCACAAGAACCAGCTCGATACCTTGCCTTACTACAGAAAAAGGTACTTCACCAATGGACCCGATAATGGAAAGAGATACAAGTATTATGGGATTCCGATGGAAGCATTTTTCTCCTTTTTGAGTTCTGTTATAGTGTTTCAGATAATGATACCAATATCACTTTATATCACAATGGAGTTGGTTCGATTGGGTCAGTCATACTTTATGATTGAAGACAGGGATATGTATGATGCCAGCTCTGGGTCAAGGTTTCAGTGTagatcattaaatataaacgaAGATTTGGGTCAAATACGCTATATATTTTCGGACAAGACTGGAACACTCACAGAAAACAAAATGGAATTCAGGAGGGCTAGCATACATGGGAAGAATTATGGGAGCTCCTTGCCTATGGTTGATAATACAG CAGCTGCGGATGTTACTCCTAAACGCAGATGGAAGCTCAAATCTGAAATTGCAGTGGATTCTGAACTGATGATAATGTTGCAGGGAAACGCAGATAGAGAAGAAAGAGTTTCTGGTCATGAGTTTTTTCTTACACTGGCTGCTTGTAACACTGTAATCCCTATACATGGTGATGGTGGATTTTCCAGTTGTGGAACAACTGGATTAAATGAAGATATTAGACGCATTGATTACCAGGGAGAATCTCCTGATGAACAAGCTCTAGTTTCTGCAGCTTCTGCTTATGGATATACTCTTTTTGAACGTACATCAGGACATATTGTTATTGACGTCAACGGTGAGAAACTCAG ATTGGATGTATTGGGTCTGCATGAGTTTGATAGTGTGCGAAAGAGAATGTCTGTTGTTATTCGGTTTCCTGACAATGCGGTAAAGGTGTTAGTCAAAGGTGCTGATTCTTCAATGTTTAGCATTTTGGAAAATGGCAGAGAGAGTAACAATAGAATACAGCACACAACTCAGAGCCATTTGAATGAATATTCTTCAGAAGGTTTGCGCACTCTTGTAATTGGCTCCAGGGATCTTTCTGATGCTGAACTTGAGGAGTGGCAAAGCCGGTACGAGGAGGCAAGTACATCGTTGACTGACCGAGCTACTAAGCTAAGGCAAACAGCAGCTCTTATAGAAAGCAATTTAAAGTTACTTGGAGCAACTGGAATTGAGGACAAGCTACAGGAGGGTGTACCAGAAGCCATTGAGGCTCTACGGCAAGCTGGAATCAAGGTCTGGGTTCTTACTGGTGATAAGCAAGAGACAGCAATTTCAATTGGTCTTTCCTGCAAACTTCTTAGTGGAGATATGCAGCAGATTATTATAAATGGCACCTCAGAGGTCGAATGTAGAAATCTTTTGGCTGATGCTAAAGCCAAATATGGTGTGAAATCTTCAAGTGGAGGTCGTCGGAGTTTGAAACACAAAACCAATGCTGGGCATGGTGATCTTCTTGATATTCCCAATGGCTTTCCCAAATGGACTCCTGGAAAGGAAGAGGGAACTATTGCTCCATTGGCACTTATAATTGATGGAAACAGTTTGGTTTATATTTTGGAGAAGGAATTGGAGTCAGAG CTTTTCGATCTAGCAATTTCCTGCAGGGTTGTGCTTTGCTGCCGTGTTGCACCCTTGCAAAAGGCAGGAATTGTTGATCTGATCAAGAGCCGCACAGATGATATGACACTGGCCATAGGCGATG GGGCCAATGACGTGTCAATGATCCAAATGGCAGATGTTGGTGTAGGAATATGTGGGCAGGAAGGGCGCCAAGCAGTGATGGCATCAGATTTTGCAATGGGACAGTttcagtttttaaaaaaattacttctgGTCCATGGGCACTGGAATTATCAGCGTGTTGGCTATTTAGTTCTGTACAACTTCTACCGCAATGCTGTCTTTGTGTTGATGTTATTTTG GTATATATTATGCACGGCCTTTTCTACAACTTCTGCGTTGACAGATTGGAGTAGTGTTTTCTATTCTGTGATATACACATCTGTTCCTACTATTATTGTTGGTATTCAGGATAAGGACTTGAGTCATAGGACACTCTTGCAGTATCCAAAACTGTATGGTTCAGGCCACAGGCAAGAAGCTTACAATATGCAATTATTTTGGATCACTATGATTGACACAGTATGGCAGAGCCTTGTTCTTTTCTACATCCCATTGTTCACCTATAAGGACAGTTCAATTGACATATGGAGCATGGGTAGTTTGTGGACAATTGCAGTTGTTATCCTTGTAAATGTACACCTTGGTATGGACATCAACCGTTGGGTATTAATCACTCACTTTGCCATCTGGGGATCAATAATCATTACATATGGTTGCATGGTGATATTGGATTCTATACCTGTCTTTCCCAACTACTG GACTATTTATAATCTGGCAAGGTCCCCTACATATTGGGTAACAATTTTGCTTATAATTATTGTGTCATTGCTCCCTCGCTTCATTTGCAAAGTTGTCTATCAAATTTTTTGGCCTTC